AATTAGTGGCCATCATCGGCGAAGAGGCCCTGACCGAGGTGGACCGGAAATATCTGAAATTCGCCGAGCTGTTTGAAAAGGAGATGATCAACCAGGGCCAGGCCGACCGGAGTATAGAGGAGACCATGAACATCGGATGGAAACTGTTGTCAATCTTGCCGGTCAAGGAGCTGAAGCGGATCAGCAAGGATCACATCAGTAAATATTATCACGGCGAGCTTATGGAGCAGATGCACGGGAAAACGGGGATATAACTTTGAACCGTTGGAATCGTTTGAACAGTTCAAACAGTTTGAAACGTTTCAAACAACCTATAAAAGGAGCAATCGATCATGAATACTACAATGCGGACATTGTCATGGGTTCTGGTTCTGTCGGCGGCCCTGGCGTTTGCCGAAACCATCGACGTTACCATCAAGGGGCTGGATGACGGAAAGAAGACCACCCGCCAGCAGGATCTGAAAGAAGCGACCCTGGATGCCAAGCGCCAGGCCATCGAGCAGGCCGGGGTAACGGTGGAGTCCAAGTCCACGGTCAAAAACTCGGTGCTGCAGGAAGACTTTATCGAGACCCAGGCCAAGGCAGTTCTGCTGCCGGGTTTTCAGATCATGGACATCGGCTACACCCAGGACGGCACTTATCAGGTGGTACTCACCGGCCAGGTCCAGGTCCAGCCCAAACCGGTATCTGTCGAAGGCGACAGCGGAGCCCTGCTGCTGTTGATGGATATCTACAGCGTTCCCATAACTTTTCAAATAGATAACAAACCGCTGGACGCCGGCCGGTTCACGGCGCTGGTACCGCTTAGGGACAGTTCCAGTCTGACTGCCTTTCCCAGCATCCGCGAAGTTAAAAAGAACTACAACAATCTGCCGCATTACTTTGCTTACTTGTTAAAACTTCCGGCCGGAAAACATAGCATCAGGGTCACCGCCAACATCATCAACGGAAGCGGCCCGGACAAGAACGGCAATACCGTGGAAGCTGAGGTCTCGCCCGGAAAGTCTTTGATCTACGAATACCGGGCTGACCCGGAATACAGTTTTGCCGCGGCCGACAGCGGATTCTTGTTTAAAAAGCTGGAAGCCAACAAGAAACCGGCTGCTACCACCGGAGCTTACGGGCGTGAGCTGCGGCAGGATGTGACAAATAAATATGAAACGTTCACCGGTTTTAAATTTTAGCATCAATAAGGGTCGTGATTCCATTTTAAGAAACCTTGGCGATCTTGGCGTCACTTCGATTAAACTCAGTGCATCGCTTAGCGGCAAAAAATTCTATCAACCGTTTCTTCGAATAACAAATAACCAATAGATGGAAAACGTATCACCTACTCGAATGAACCTGCTGGGCCGCAAGGCCCAGGTGTCCCTGGCCAAACAGGGGGTGGACCTGCTTAAAAAGAAGCGGGATGCCCTGGTGACCGACTTCTTCGTGGTGGTCAAGAATTCCCTGGCCTCACGGGAGCAGCTTAATCAGACCTCCCAGCAGGCGGTGGAACTGTTGAACCTGGCGGTGGCCTTTGAAGGCCGCCAGCCTTTGGAGTCATCGGCCCTGCCGGGCCGCCGCGACATCCGGCTCAATGTCTCGGAAAAGAACGTCTGGGGCATCAAGATCCCCGAGGTCTCGGCCGGCAGCGTGGTGCGCGACCAGTTCTCCCGGGGATACAGCCCCACCGCCGCCACCTACCGTTCAATCAAGACCACCGACAGTTTTGAACAGATAATAGATCTTTTGATAGTGGTGGCCGGCAGTGAGACCAGGCTTAAGCGGCTGGGCTCCGAGATCAAGAAGACCACCCGCAGGGTCAACGCCCTGGAACAGGTGGTGATCCCCAGGATATACCGGGAGATGGGCTACATCAAGGGTGTGCTGGAGCAAAGGGAGCGGGAGGACATCTTTCGGCTCAAGATGATCAAGAAAAAAGGCGAAGGATGAGACTTCGCCTTAAACTTTATCCGGCTTCATTTCTTCTGGCGCTGGCCTGCTGCGGTTGTTTTTCGGTGGAGTTTCAGACTGCGGTCAACCGCAGGGGCGGAGGAACCAGAACTGTTGAGATCGTGATGGCTCCCATGATGGCCGGGCTTTATAAAAAAACTGACGGCACGGGAAAACTTTTCAATATCCCGGGCCAGGGTCTGCAGGCAAAATCGGAAGTGAAGTTGACCGGCTCCGCCAAAACCGAATTGGATGACGGCAGTTTAAAGTTGTCCTGGAATTACCGGGCGGACAGGGTGGAGCTTTTCTCGGACGGTGACGATTCGGTAAAATTTAAAATCACCAAATCAGGTCTATGGGTTTATTACGAATACCTGGAAATAATCTCTGCCTCAAAACCTGAACCGGCAGCCCCGGCAGCCGGGCAAGATATTTACTGGATCAGGCATAAGCTTGTGATGCCCGGACAAATTGTCGGACATAATTCCGACTCCATCACACCCGGCGGCCTGGTCTGGAACCGTTCCTTGGGGCAGGTTACAGCCGCGGGGCTGACCATGGAAGCCCGCAGCCGGGAATTAAATCCTCTTTATTTGTTGCTGGCTGGAATTTCCCTGTTGGCGGCGGGCGGCAGCCTCTGCTGGCATAGGCGGAAGTCACTCCAAAAATCACAATAAAAATTGATCTCCGGTCAATTTTATATTACACCTAATCAGAATGAGACAAACAAGAATAATTATCCTGTTGCTCGGCTTGAATGCTTCGATCCTCTGGGCCATGGGAGCAAGATCATCTGGGCTTGGTCAGAGTTTTGGCCTCAGCCAGGGTGCGGTCAGGTTTTATTATCAGGTGACCCAGTTCCAGGCCCCGGATGGGATCCGGGCCGAAATATCATATTCCCTGCCTTACGATCAGGTACAATTCGTGGCCCAGGGCCGGCAATTCAAAGCGGCCTATAGTTTTTCGGTGATCGTGATGGATGCCAAAGGCGGCCAAGTAGCCGGCGATTCCTGGGAAAGGTCACTGTCGGTGGAAAAATATCAGGAACTGCAAAAGGGGAATTATCTGGCCTGTGATACTTTCAGCCTGAAGGTTCTTCCAGGGAAATATAAATTCCTTATAATCTGCACCGACAACAACTCTGAACGAAGGGGAGCGTCTGAGATAAAACTGGAGATCAAAAGTTTTCAACCAGGCAGCCTGTACTTAAGCGGCCTGCGGTTTCAAAAAATGCAGGATGAAAAATTGATCCCGTGGCCTAAAAGACAATACGGGGACGGCAACGGCGATATCAACCTATACTATCGGATTTATTCAAACCAGCCGGAATCTATAAAGGCCGGCTATAGCCTGCTGCGTTTTGGCTCCACCGTCAATTCCTGGGTTCAAAACGAAACCCTGGCTGCGGCGGGCAACGAACTGGCTGTGACAAAAACCATCCGGGCCGACAGCCTTTTAACCGGCAGTTATGTTCTGATACTTGAAGTTCAACAGGCCGGGCAGGAAGCGGCGGCCAGAGAATCACTTTTTGTCCGTAATTCAAAATTCATTACCGCCAAAGATTATCGGGAGCAGATCGACCAACTGGAATATATTTCCAAGGGCCGGGAGATGGATTCCCTGCGGCAGGCGCCACCGGCCTTAAGGGAAACCTTGCTGCTGCGTTTTTGGCAGTTGAGGGATCCTGATACTACCACACTGGTCAATGAATTTCGCGATGAATACTACGATCGCGTGAATTATGCCAACGAGCACTTTGGCTCGGTATTCAAGCCCGGATGGAAAAGCGATATGGGCATGGTCTATATTATTTTCGGGCTGGCCGATGAGATCGAAAGGCATCCTTTTGAGCTGGAATATCCGGCCTATGAAATATGGTACTACTACTCAGACGGACGCCGGTATGTATTCATGGATCGCAAGGGCATAGGCGACTACGAATTGATTTATCCAAAAAGGGAGAGAGTGCGATGAACAATCAGTTTAAAAAACAACTGGTTCCGACGATGGCCCTGGCAATGCTTTTGGCAGTGTTTTCCCTGGCCCAGGGCTGGCCGCTTTTCTCCGACGGCACCATAAAGTTCTGGGTGGACGGGACTGCCTTTGCCGGAGACGGCGGGCGAACCTGGCAGGAGATTTACTGGAGCCTGCCGGTTAAAGATTTCGTGATTAAACAAAATGCCGGACAAAGAACAATCAGCTATAAGACAGTGATCCAACTTCGGGATTTCAGTGGCAAGCTTTTTCTCAATGAGGATTGGATTTCCAATCTTAATGTGCCAACGGTTCAGGAAATCGAGCGCCGGGATCTGGCAATTCAAGACCTGATTGTGGCGAATAATTTGAATCCCGGGGATTATTCTCTTAAATTTATGGTCAGTGACCTGAACGGAGGGAACATTGGAACCCTGGACCGGGAGATCAACGTCCCTTTTTTAAACCCGGGGAATCCATCCATCAGCCAAATCCAGGTGGCTTCGGACATTTATCTGGATTCCGCAAAAACCAGGTTCACCAAGGGTAAACTTCAGATCAAACCGCATCCTTCCCGGGAATTCGGCGAAGCCTACGGGAATTTGTATTATTACTTTGAAGTATACCGCCCGGTTTTAGATACTATTGGCAAAGGCAGATTCGTCCAAATCTCCTTGAACTCCACTTCCCAGCCGGTGATCAATAATATCGCCAATAACGACATTACTGAACGGAACGGACAGATAATTCAGACCGGTGGCGTTAATCTTGACAGCTTTCCCGACGGTTTGTATATCCTGAAAGCCCGACTAAAGGACGGAGCCGGAAAATTACTGGCCTATTCCCAGGCCGGAATTAAAATCAACCGAAAATCCCTGACAGAGATAACCGGGGTCGGGGATAAATTAGAGGAGGAAATACAGGCACTGCTGAAGGAAGGCGGAGAATATTTTTACGAAATAGGCTATATAGCTGCCTCCCGGGAGGTCGAACAACTGAAGAAGCTGGATGAAAGCGGAAAGAAAGAATTTTTGCGGAGGTTTTGGAACTCCCGCGACGCTGATCCGGCCACCCCCGAGAATGAAGCTCTGCTGGAGCACGCCCGGCGTTATAAATCCGCCGATATAAAGTTCGGAGAGAAAAATCGCGGGGGGATGAAGGGAAGCCTGACCGACCGGGGTCGGCTTTATATCAAATACGGCATACCTAACGAGGTTGAAAGCAAGACCATGCAGGGACAATTCCGCCCGGTTGAGATCTGGCGCTATTACAACGGGAATAAATTCGTTTTTGTCGACAAATCAAGTTTTGGCAGGTTCCAATTGATGTATTCAAAGTCCAAGGATGAGCGAACCGATCCCACCTGGGGTAAATATATTAGTCCCGATGTGATCCAAAATGAAGATCTAAAATAACTGGCAGCCCCGGTATTTTGTAAAAAGCTCCCATATCCGGGGGCTTTTTTCACGAGGGCTTTTCACGAAGGCTTTTTTCATTGACTTCTCTATCCAAATTGGCTAAAATACAGGATTATAACCTTATAGAAGTTGATATGATGCAAAAAGTTATTGTCGGGCAAAGACCTTTATCGCTTGAGATTATTGGGACAGTTGCGTCACTGAAAACGCGGCTGTCATTATCGGCGACAGCGCTGGCAAGATTGGCAGCCGGCCGCCGGGTGGTGGAACGGATCGTCAGGGAAAACCGGATGGTCTACGGCATTACCACCGGCTTCGGCAAATTTGCCGAAGTCCGGATTTCGCTGGACGAAATTGACCGGCTGCAGGAAAATCTGATAAAAAGCCATGCTACCGGGGTGGGGCAGTTGTTCCAGCCCCATCAAGAGTCAAGGCTATCATGCTTTTGCAGGCCAACCAGCTCTGCCAGGGGGCTTCGGGGGTCGGACCGCTGGTGGTCCGGCAGTTGCTGGGGCTTTTGAACAAGGACATCATACCGCTGGTCCCGCAGCAAGGTTCGGTGGGGCGTCGGGCGATCTGTCGCCCCTGGCCCATATCGGTCTGGTGATGATAGGGCGGGGCCAGGCTTTTTATAAGGGGAAAATGGTCAATGGCGCCGAGGCCTTAAAAAGAGCCGGGATGAAACCTTTGACACTTAAAGCTAAGGAGGGTCTGGCAATCACCAACGGGACAGAAGCGATGACGGCGGTAGGAATACTGAACCTGCTGGAGGCCGAGAGATTGTGCAAGCTGGCCGACATCGCCGGGGCCATGTCCCTGGAGGCCCTGCGCGGTACCGATATGGTCTTTGATGCCCGGATCCAGGCCCTGCGGCCGCATAACGGGCAGATGGACTCAGCTGAAAATCTAAGAAGGCTTTTGGCAGGAAGTGAAATCCGCAAATCCCATAAGGATTGCTTGAAAGTTCAGGATGCCTATTTGCTTCGTTGTATGTCGCAGGTCCACGGGGCCTCCAAAGGGGCTTTACAGCATATCAGGCAGGTTTTGGAAACAGAACTTAATTCTGTAACGGATAATCCGTTAGTAATTGTAAAAAACGGTCAGGTGCTTTCGGGCGGAAACTTCTATGGCCAGCCGGTGGCCCTGGCCATGAACTATTTGGGGATTGCAACGGCCGAGCTGGCCAATATCTCAGAGCGGCGCATCTCCCGGCTGCTGGATGTGTCCCTCTCGGGACTTCCGGGTTTCCTGACCAGGCAGGGAGGCCTTAATTCGGGATTGATGATAGTACAGAATACCGCCGCTTCGCTGGTCTCCGAGAACAAGGTGTTGGCTCATCCCTCTTCGGTGGATTCAATTCCCACCTCGGCCAATCAGGAGGACCATGTTTCCATGGGCGTCTTCGGGGCCCGCAAGGCCGGACAGATCTGCGACAACGTCCGCTATGTGCTGGCCTGCGAACTGCTATGCGCCTCCCAGGGATTGGAGTTTCATAAACCGTTAAAACCAGGCAAAGGTGTGAATGCGGCCCATCAGGCCATCCGGGCCAGGGTGAAATCATTTAAATATGATCGGGAATTTTATCGGGATATTGAGGCTATCAACGATATGATTCTGGACTGCTCGATATTGGATGCAGTGGAGAAAACTATGGGAAAAATGAAATAGTTGCTTTCCATGAAAAAACTTATTTTTACATTGTCAATTATGGTCATTACGGCATTGCCCGCCAGAACTGAGCCTGCCCCGGAATTTACCCTGCCGGATGCAAGCGGCCAGGCCTTTGCTCTAAGCCGGCAGAAGGGCAAGATTGTGTTGCTTTCGTTTTGGGCCGGCTATTGCAAACCGTGCCTAGCCGAGATGCCCATGCTGGAAAATCTCAGGAAAACCTACGGCGACAGCGGGCTGATGGTAGCCGGCATCTGCATAGATACCAAGCGCAGCCAGGCCAAAGCCAGAGAAATAGCCGTTAAGCAGCGGGTCAGCTATCCGATATTATACGATTTGGGCCAGAAGGCGATGATGCTTTATAAGGTCGGCCCGTTGCCTTCAACATTTTTGATAGACAAAAGAGGGAATATCCGTTATCATTTTGAGGGGTTTACCGAAAAAACCAAAGCGGAGCTGGCCCAAAAAATAAAACTGTTGCTGGCCGAGCTTAAAGCCCCGCCGGTCGTCTATTTTACCGGAATAGAATGCAAGGGCAAAGCGGCCGGGCTTAAAGGGCAGGCCGACAGCGTAGCGCTGGCAAGCATTCCCGAAAAGTATAAAAAACTTACCTTTGATAACGGCTCGCCGGCCGAGGCCGATTACGCTTAAAGGGCAGGCCGACAGCGTAGCGCTGGCAAGCATTCCCGAAAAGTATAAAAAACTTACCTTTGATAACGGCTCGCCGGCCGAGGCCGATTACTGTCTTACCGGCAGCCTGGTGCAGATGGGGCAGATGATAGGCCTGGACCTGGAAATAAAAAATGATCTCAAAGACGAAAAACCGTTGGCTCGGGCCGCAGCCGCCGGAGCGGCCAGCGAGGCCCTGGATAAAATCAAGGCCTTGACGGACGAATTGTTTTTGAACATAAAATAGGGATGGGTTTCGGGAAAAGAAAACTAACTCAACCCGCCCGCCCGGGCGGGATGGGTTCGGGGAAAAAACTCAACCTGCTTCGCTTCCCCTTCTCTTTGGTTCGACCATGCACTTCGGCATACTCAGTGTGTCACTCACCACAGGGCCAAGAGAAGGGGACAGGGGATGAGTTGGATAAAATATTTATAAAAACCAGAGGAGAATTGACTATGAGAAAGTTTGCCATATTTGCCGTCCTGGCAGCCCTTGTTTATACGGCTGCGGCCCGGGGACAGAAAGTGGGCGTTGCCGTTCTGGACCTGGAGCCCCAGGGCGTGGCCGTTTCCACCGCGGCGGTGATCTCGGAGTTCGTGCGGGGCGAGTTCCGCAACTCGGAAAGAATAGACCTGATTGAAAAGAATAAAATGGAGGCCCTGCTCAAACAAAAGGCGTTTGAGCAGACCGGCTGCACCGAGAGCAAATGCGCGGCCGAGGCCGGAACCATTTTAAACGTTGACAAGATGATTATCGGCACACTGGGCAAACTGGGCCAGAAGTTCGTGCTGACCCTAAGAGTGGTTGACGTTAAGACCGCCCGGATTGAATACCAGGATCGCGAGGAAAAAATTGTAGCCGAGGAGGATTTGAACAATCTGGTTCCTCCGCTGGTAGCCAGAATACTGCCCAAGATAAAGCTTACCGGCCTGGGCCAGGCTTTGTCACAGGAACAGTCGCCGGCCGCCGAAACCGGAGGCCTTAAGGTTTACTCCGCTCCGGCCGGCGCCAATATATTTGTGGACGGAACTGATTGGGGACAAACCCCAAGACTTGTAAGCCCGCTGGAGGCGGGCGAACGTTCGGTGCTTTTGACTTTGGACGGCTACCGAAACGCGGAAAGGCAGGTGAAAGTTGCCAGGGGCATCACCGCCAGCATGAATGTGACGCTGGAAAAAGTCTACGGCTCCATAAAAGTTACCAGTTCGCCGCCCGGGGCCGGCGTTTACATGGATAAGGTTTCAAAAGGTTTAACAGGTTCAACAGGTTTGACGGTAGCGGGGTTAAGCATTAGAACATACCGGCTAAAGGTCGCCAAAACCGGTTACGAAAATTACGAGGTTGAAGTTACAACGGCACCGGATGAAGTAACCGAAGTAAACGCGGTTTTAAATCCCAAGCCCGGCTCCATTGTAATAACCAGC
Above is a genomic segment from candidate division TA06 bacterium containing:
- a CDS encoding V-type ATP synthase subunit D is translated as MENVSPTRMNLLGRKAQVSLAKQGVDLLKKKRDALVTDFFVVVKNSLASREQLNQTSQQAVELLNLAVAFEGRQPLESSALPGRRDIRLNVSEKNVWGIKIPEVSAGSVVRDQFSRGYSPTAATYRSIKTTDSFEQIIDLLIVVAGSETRLKRLGSEIKKTTRRVNALEQVVIPRIYREMGYIKGVLEQREREDIFRLKMIKKKGEG
- a CDS encoding GWxTD domain-containing protein — translated: MRQTRIIILLLGLNASILWAMGARSSGLGQSFGLSQGAVRFYYQVTQFQAPDGIRAEISYSLPYDQVQFVAQGRQFKAAYSFSVIVMDAKGGQVAGDSWERSLSVEKYQELQKGNYLACDTFSLKVLPGKYKFLIICTDNNSERRGASEIKLEIKSFQPGSLYLSGLRFQKMQDEKLIPWPKRQYGDGNGDINLYYRIYSNQPESIKAGYSLLRFGSTVNSWVQNETLAAAGNELAVTKTIRADSLLTGSYVLILEVQQAGQEAAARESLFVRNSKFITAKDYREQIDQLEYISKGREMDSLRQAPPALRETLLLRFWQLRDPDTTTLVNEFRDEYYDRVNYANEHFGSVFKPGWKSDMGMVYIIFGLADEIERHPFELEYPAYEIWYYYSDGRRYVFMDRKGIGDYELIYPKRERVR
- a CDS encoding GWxTD domain-containing protein, encoding MNNQFKKQLVPTMALAMLLAVFSLAQGWPLFSDGTIKFWVDGTAFAGDGGRTWQEIYWSLPVKDFVIKQNAGQRTISYKTVIQLRDFSGKLFLNEDWISNLNVPTVQEIERRDLAIQDLIVANNLNPGDYSLKFMVSDLNGGNIGTLDREINVPFLNPGNPSISQIQVASDIYLDSAKTRFTKGKLQIKPHPSREFGEAYGNLYYYFEVYRPVLDTIGKGRFVQISLNSTSQPVINNIANNDITERNGQIIQTGGVNLDSFPDGLYILKARLKDGAGKLLAYSQAGIKINRKSLTEITGVGDKLEEEIQALLKEGGEYFYEIGYIAASREVEQLKKLDESGKKEFLRRFWNSRDADPATPENEALLEHARRYKSADIKFGEKNRGGMKGSLTDRGRLYIKYGIPNEVESKTMQGQFRPVEIWRYYNGNKFVFVDKSSFGRFQLMYSKSKDERTDPTWGKYISPDVIQNEDLK
- a CDS encoding TlpA family protein disulfide reductase yields the protein MKKLIFTLSIMVITALPARTEPAPEFTLPDASGQAFALSRQKGKIVLLSFWAGYCKPCLAEMPMLENLRKTYGDSGLMVAGICIDTKRSQAKAREIAVKQRVSYPILYDLGQKAMMLYKVGPLPSTFLIDKRGNIRYHFEGFTEKTKAELAQKIKLLLAELKAPPVVYFTGIECKGKAAGLKGQADSVALASIPEKYKKLTFDNGSPAEADYA
- a CDS encoding PEGA domain-containing protein, whose product is MRKFAIFAVLAALVYTAAARGQKVGVAVLDLEPQGVAVSTAAVISEFVRGEFRNSERIDLIEKNKMEALLKQKAFEQTGCTESKCAAEAGTILNVDKMIIGTLGKLGQKFVLTLRVVDVKTARIEYQDREEKIVAEEDLNNLVPPLVARILPKIKLTGLGQALSQEQSPAAETGGLKVYSAPAGANIFVDGTDWGQTPRLVSPLEAGERSVLLTLDGYRNAERQVKVARGITASMNVTLEKVYGSIKVTSSPPGAGVYMDKVSKGLTGSTGLTVAGLSIRTYRLKVAKTGYENYEVEVTTAPDEVTEVNAVLNPKPGSIVITSTPSGANVMVDGTPRGNTPCSVTGLEPGSYSVKVEKTGYQDGEISVNIGAGQSVAKSIVLKKTPTSPSYPSPRGEGRVGLTPLGGGESRNEKDGSVLIEIPAGNFTMGSNDYDDEKPIHTVHLDKYY